The Periplaneta americana isolate PAMFEO1 chromosome 16, P.americana_PAMFEO1_priV1, whole genome shotgun sequence genome segment GCATGTTTAAGTTTCCACACTGCGAAAAACAAagtccacaaacatcacatttgaatggtttcacGCCAGTATGCTCTCGGAAATGGGTCTTTAAACTTCCCGACTGagtgaaatttttaccacaaatattgcacgtgaatggcttctcgccagtgTGTACGCGAAAATGTCTTCTCAAACTGCTTGATGCCAAGAAGCTCTTTTCACATATGTGGCATTTGAAAGGCTTTTCGCCTGTGTGAATACGTTCATGGGCTCTTTGATTGCTCGAAAGAGTGAAAGACTTGCCACAAACATTACATTTGAATGATTTCTCACCGCTATGCACGCGTATATGCTCTCTGAGATTACCAGCTAAAGTGAAAACTTTATCGCAAACATCGCATTTAAATGGTTTTTCGCCTGTGTGCGCTAGCAAATGTCTTTTAAGTGAACCAGACACCGAGAAACACTTGCCACAAATATTGCACTTCAATGTCTTGTCACCCTTAAGAGTTCGCATGTGGCATATGAGATACGAAGATGTAGCTAGAACTTTACCACAAACTTTGCATTTATTTGAACAGTCGCTTGTTTTACTGCAAGCCTGTCTGAAGTTGTCTCCTGTTATAAACAAACTTTCACTGCTAGGTTCCTTGGAAGACAGAGAATGGTTTGGACGCACATGCTCTTCAAATTCAATACTGGTGCATTCAGATGAAAGAATTTTGTCTCGGGTAACTGCAATGCTAAGATGAGAATGAAATATCAGTATAATATCCAATGTGGTAAAAACAAAACGAGAAAGTATTGATACCAACatcaaaattaaaa includes the following:
- the LOC138691803 gene encoding zinc finger protein 664-like isoform X2; this encodes MDLIKTEPKVDPLTIRTSHDRDVEDMKPLSEEGNSLDPHITGVKMECLEDSYVLSSEIKLEENIFPINFPVVKCETEENSCDVDILKKEVNMKIKAEEEESIAVTRDKILSSECTSIEFEEHVRPNHSLSSKEPSSESLFITGDNFRQACSKTSDCSNKCKVCGKVLATSSYLICHMRTLKGDKTLKCNICGKCFSVSGSLKRHLLAHTGEKPFKCDVCDKVFTLAGNLREHIRVHSGEKSFKCNVCGKSFTLSSNQRAHERIHTGEKPFKCHICEKSFLASSSLRRHFRVHTGEKPFTCNICGKNFTQSGSLKTHFREHTGVKPFKCDVCGLCFSQCGNLNMHKRIHTGNKPFKCDICGKCFIRLSYLNKHAHQHSV